Within Quercus lobata isolate SW786 chromosome 5, ValleyOak3.0 Primary Assembly, whole genome shotgun sequence, the genomic segment TGGAGGAGTTATATAactcaatctcaatctcaatctccTTCTCCCTCTCAATCTCGGTCTACTTCTCACTcttcttctctcaattttcAGGTTAGGGTGTGATTTTgggggtgtttttttttttttttttttttacatggagGGTGGGTTTACCaaataggtttttgtttttaatttctagatttttttaattgatttttttaaggaaataaataataaaattaaaattaaatttttaattaagggcaaaataacataattttgataatttaacgGCAGGAGTGAATAGCAAGATAACAGAAGTCTAAATTGGGATGTTTTGAAACTTAGAAGACTTAAATGATAGATGACAAACTTGGAAGACTGaaattaaaagtaataaaaCTTAGACGGTGAGTTTTAAaatttagcccaaaaaaaaaaaaatcgagttcATAACAATACAATATTACAATtattatcattaaaatttttttttttttttttttgaaacgaTTATCATTAAAATTTAGGTGACTTCCGTTTGAGAGTACTGTTGCCTTTACATGCTCAATCCATAGtccattatctttttttaataaatcaataGCTAGGAGTGGAATGATTTGAACTTTGatgtttctattaaaaatacCAAGATATGTTGGTTGAGATACAAGACTGACAAGTTCGTTATCACTGCCTGAATATTATCTAAACTGCAGTATAAATCTTAAATGATAAAGCTTAATCGTAAGAAaagtgattctcaaaaaaaaaaaaaaaaaatcgtaagAAAAGTTCCATGTTCTGGGGGAGGCTGTCTCCATTATTAAACCTTTGTAGAAGTTATCTGCCACTGACACATGATCTCCATGGTAATATGACAACAATCTCAATTTAAAATGAGCTATTATGTTACAAACTTTCTATAGCATTTGCCAATATACCAGGTCTAGTACCAGcaacattaattttattttagctttaaACTCGTAATGCACGGGATTGTAGCCTGTCCTTACTATTCATTGCATTCTGTTACTGAGAGAATATAATGAACTACCCACAAAAAGAATGTCACCGTCAAAAACATAATACGGCCTCTTTACCCTGATAAAAAGCATCAAAATAAgtatacaacattttcacaaacgTCGGCCTGAAAATCAAATATACATCGTCACTTGGTCAACCAGTAGATAAAAATGACAAACGTGCACACGGATGCAACGAGTGAAAGTATAATTGTATCCATAGACTTTTTCCTCTTTATTGCTGAGAGAATGGTATTAACCTGCCCAATCATGTCAACGTAGTATGTCAATCAACCAATCAAGTTCAAAcagttcaatttttttcctttgttctttGTTGTATGTGATGTTGATCAGAAGCTGATGGGGAAATTGAACATCCCATGGAAATGAAATTATCCCAAAATGTTACTCATTGTCCTTCAAATGTATAATCCAGTTATATTATAGATTTgtgaaataagttttttatttacttCCCCTGCACATGATAAAAGCTTCCAGTCTCCAAGTCatttattaagatttaagaTCCATAGTggaggttttatttttttgcaattaccCGATCCCATGCATATTAACTTATTATTCATGGTTCATTGCACTACCTTAAGCACAACAATTAAATTTCATGAGCCACCTAGACCTCCTAGATGagttttatgattttatttcatgaatagaaaataataagagTATCAATAACCACATCAGGAAAATCTTTATACCGTTGGGAGGCGGCTGCTAACATTACTGAGCTTTGAATTGATGCCACCAAAAGTTGAGCGTTGGAGGACAAGTGCACCAAGTGTTGCTTGAGCATGTGAAATCACAGAATCCATCTGCAACATGATAAGAAGAGCAGGTAaagtccttttcttttcttctgtcttcttttttctttttttttttgggggtgggggggagttccatttttgtaaaaattaacaGATCTTGATATTTAattatcataaataaaaaaatattctataaAGAAAGCTTCCTAAACAAGTTGAATACATAATCCACATAGAAGAAACACATGAAAATGGATAGACAATAATTCTTGAGCATAGAAAACTACTATAGATATTACCAAAGTACTCCCATTTCTGTTTTCTAGAAATGGCAAGGGTTCCATCTATTCTTTCCAAATAGAAATCCAAATCAATTCGTTGCCAGCAGGGACGTCACCTCACTTCTGCCAAATGGGGTGGGTTTTTCCCAACCTAATGAAGGGACAGGTTGGAAAATTAGCGACCTGAGGACAAGGTGGGTTTTCCCGAACTGATGAAGGGACCAGTTATATTTACATAAATAcccttagggttttgttttcGCTCCTATGTATATAGGTAAACAcggctagatttttttttgtaggaaaCACATCAGTCAGAGTCACATTTACAGTGTCACTAATAATTTCATAAGAAGTACTTGAGTGCAGTGTAATGTTTATAGAAGTGACCTCCACTCAACTTAGAAAAGACTGGAAAACATTGTATCCTACCTACTtggtttttataaatatttcttCACCGTCCAACTGTAAATACGGTCATATCCACTATTTAATAACAGGCTATCATGACATATTCCTCTGCCTCAACCTACTTCGTATATTTGCACTCCATTTTTCCCggcagaaaatattttcattgggAAACAGAAGACATTTTCTCAGAAATGAATTGTTTGGTTTTGACtctaaaaattattacaaaaacaTTTTCTGTCATTTAGCTCACTATTTTATGTAGGTGGTGGTAGCACTTGAGGTGGTTTGGCTTTGATGGTGGCACCATGGCAGGATGATAAGAACACAATGTGGGTTGGTGTTCTTATGTAGATTAAAGTGGAATCTTGATATGGAAAGATGGGAATTGAGGGTTTTGAGGACCTTGGGGTTTCAGGTATGACTTGGGATTGAGATGGAATTGGAGTTTGATGTTAAGATTGTGGTAGGGTAAAGACTAAGATTAGAGATTAGGACCCTTAGTTTCAGGTAGGACATGTATTTGTGTGATATGGGTAAATGGTGAGGTAATCCTTAAGAGAAAGGAACTAGGATGTGATGATTATGCAATTAGGGTTTTGGAATGCAAGTAGGAGGTTGATGGAGGATGGATTCTAAGAATGGATGCATGAATAAGATAAGTGATGGTAACTTCTTCGTGAGAGTTACCTTCTCCAATTGAGACTACTTGGAGAAAGCCTCATCTCCAAGCAAGACTAGTCACAAGTTTAAGCACACAAAAAAGTATTCTTCATTCCATGATCCTTTTAAACAAGAGTTACAAGCACCTATATACACATAATTTGCCTTATTTTTATTGACCTACATGGCTCAATATTATTGGCTTACTAATTTAACATGTTCTCACAAGAATTTACACATGATTTATGTGATAAATGTGCTTCTCAACCTATTCTATATCCTAGTAACTAACTAACCTAATCGTGTGCAACTCTTGTAATCACATCCATCTGAGCTCTTGCCTGCCAAATCATGGGCATAAGAGAGCTGCCAACAGCAGTTCTGTATCATTCTGCCTAGGGAGTGCTAATCAGCAATCTATTCAGTGAGGGAGGTAGTGATTGGCTCCCTTGGAGCATCAATCAGGACTTCCCCTAATTTTATggtattttcttcttctttttttatttcttgtgcGTTCCTAACACAGTAATGGTGGTGGTCGTGGTGGCACTGGCAATAATGGTTGTAGCGGCAACATTTGTGGCAGTGGAGACTGCACAAAAGAATACAAGGGGTGAAGACACAAAGGAATCGTCCGCCTCTCTTGGGTTATTTTCTGCTGactttgaaaatatattttctgtTGATGAAGGTTTTCCACCacatcaaacaccaaaaaaaggTGAAAAGCATTCTCTAAAAACAACCATTGAATCAAACAGAGGCTTAACTGAAATTCTATATTAGTCCTCCACCAGCTTCATATAGCTAGCACAATAATTCAACTGACACTTGACATCTACAGTAGTTGTTCCATTATAACAAAATTTCCTACCATCACACTAGGTGGGGCACCAAATCTCTCTTTATCTCTATTTACAACAGAGAATGGGAAAAATGTAAATACACTCCTAAAACTTTGAGCCTTTAACCTTTTCTAATCACACCatctttaagttttaaattgttttaaCCTTGCCACCCATGCTTCAATATTTGTTTACACCCCTTCTGTCCACTATACCATTTACAATTGCTAAAAGAATTTTGACATGTCATTCTTGATGTTTCAATGAGTGTATGACACAACTTGAGAAAATTGTTTTATACAATTATCTTTTGTATCAAGAATAATtcaatatatgattttattcttaaatagtTATTTTAGATACAAAAGATAATTCTAagtgtagaatttttttttttcagtcacATGTCGTGTTCATTGATATATAAGCTACCTAAACACTTTCTCTAGCAATTTGCTAAAGGCATATGAATAAAAGGACAACATTAAATCATTTATAAAGTACAGGGAATATGATTTAAGCAATTGAAAACTGAGCGGTGTCATTAGAAATGAGTTAGAATGGAATCCTTACATTTTACCCTATAAATAATGGAAGAAAGTTAGTACACCTTCTCAAATCTTTGACACTTTTGCCCTCTACAAAGATGAGTGACCCACGGAAACCATGGTTAAATTCCACCCATCTCAAATTATCTAAACCTAATCCCTGTAAAAATAGTAAAAGCTCAACCTGTATCTATGAAATTCAATGAACAATTTGATCTTGATTCCAAGTGTTCAAATCCTAAGGTTTCTACCACAttcctttttaaaattctcttttgaGTTCATACTAGAGATTAAAAATTAGGTAAATGCAGATTAATTTGACCCAAACAATAATCAATCCATTTATGCATCATTGATAAGTTCCCTTCATCTATTTAAACTTAATGCCAATGTAAAGTTTctaaacaccccccccccccccaccccaaaaaaaatatccaaGATTATTAGTCTTCTAGTGGGCTCTAATGATTGTTGTttcccttggaaaagcatttggaagcaaAGGATCCTTTCTCAagtggctttctttgtttggactgctgcTTTGGGGAATTGCTTGACGGTTGACAATttacaaaaaaaggaaagtttggatattggattggtgttatatgtgcaagtgtaatggtGAATCTATTGAACATTTTTTCCTTCATTGTCCGGTTGCTATGGATTTGTGGTAtatggttttgggtttatttggagtaagTTGAGTTATGCCTAAGTCAGTTGTAGGGCTCCTTGCTTCCTGGCCAGGCCGGTTTGGTCGTCATCAAAATAGCCATATATGGATAATTGTTCCCCATATTTTAATGTGATGTCTTTGGAGGGAAAGAAACAATAGGTGTTTTGAAGATTCTGAGAGATCCATTCCTGACctcaagttatttttctttataactTTTTTGAATTGGTTGTTTGCATTGCAAAACCAATCATTCTCTTcaatctttgattttcttgattctTGTAATTTCTGTATTTGACCCctgtacactccctgtgtactagggtgtcccttttttatatcaataaatcttattacttataaaaataaaaaataaaacctccAAGGACAATTTGCAAGGAGATGCAAGCCACTAACAGCAAAAAGTTACAACCTACAATACAAAGAAGAAACACACATCAAGAGAGCAAGAGAGACGGCTATCATCCATCTTACAAACTATATATTTCATCAAgatttatatgaaaatgaatcaaatttaaaatcttcATTGGGCTTCAATAAGTCTAAGCTTACAAGGTTCACCAAATCAAGATCATTGCTTTGGTAAAAATTGTCAAGCAGATGTCACTTACAAGAACTAATGTATAATATAGGCAAGAATGAAACCAAGTACACTATTTGAATCCACCCAAGGTTATCAtccatatatatgtatgtgtggatggatgtgaaaatgaatcaaatttaaaatcttcATTGGCTTCAATAAGTCTAAGGTTGCAAGGTCCTCCAGATCAAGATCGATGTTGTAAAATTTGTCTAGAAAACGCTAAAGAATGTAtataggaatgaaattaagaAACTATTTGAATCCACCCAAGGAAAAGAACTAAAAACCTTTATAGGTACCCAAAGAGTATGAGAAAATACTATGATAATGTACTCATGCAGTACCCATCATAGCAGGTAATTAGAACCACATAGCACAGGCAATCCAAATTCATTGTAAAACCCATGTCAGTGTTAGGTCCCTAGTAATTGGCCATAATTTCTTTCCAAGGAAGTTGGTTTATTCCTTCCAAAGATACTAACCATTAATAGGGGGAGAGAAGAGGAGAGGGTTCTTTTATGCGAATGTGTGTCTGTTGGGGTGAAGGGGGGGAGGGCACATTTTAGGCGAATTGGAGGGGATACTGTGTCCCTCAAAGCCTCTTTCTTCAATTCCCTCAAATTAGAGGAATTTGAAGGGAAGAATaattgttgaacaaatttttttatgcacTTCCCTTTTaacccttaaaatttattatcttttaacAATTTATAAAGAAACTCTTATCAATTATCTCACTTTATTATCACTAATCTCATTATAATCCTCTCCCCTGATcctctcctctccctccaaactcCCACACAGTCTTAGTAGAGCCTACATAACATCCACTCCAAATGTTAGTGATGACTCTTTAACAATTGATACTGTAATTTATTCTTCCTCTTATCGTGAGGACACCAACACCACCATTACAAGTGTGGATATGTTGTACAGTGCCACGACATACCCAAATCCAGCAGACAGTTAATTAGTCTCATGTCACACAAAATAAGCATTACAGGTAAGTGATAAAAAGAGCTTGTGAAATAGgtcatttccaaaaaaagaaaaagaaatagtgtATCATATTGAGTTTGAACTGCTGTACCCTTCTCTTTAGTCATCCTTCAgcacattaaataaaatacaaggtttattttacattttcagTTAAATTCTCTTAGTCTTACTCACTTGGTTAGCACCTCCCGGTGTTGTCAATAGACatccagggttcaaatcccccaccCCCagctattgaattattaaaataataataataataataatatacaaaagaaaaaaagatgattTCTCTTAGCCTTTATGTGCCactataagagagagagagagagagagagagagagagagaggtttgaaTATTGATAGTTGCAAATCTCAGAAGCATGGAAACTTAAAATGGGCAGAAGTAGTCATGTCTGACACATCAGACATGGATATGGCTCAGACCCAACCAGACACATGTTTGATACGTGTCCATGAATTAAACGATAAAATAAGTCAGATAATTTGCAACACAATGTGATACAGCCAGGACACAGCTaaggtcaaaataaaatcttCTCGATAATAAATGGGGttctaaatgaaaattttattgatgttattttatggattttttttttttttttttttttttgatgaacttatTCTATGGATATTTTTTCATAGTGCATTGAAGATATTTAATAAAACTAAACATAAATATAGTCACTTTTGAATATGTGCTTATTTTCTAACCATTATTGCTTGAAtattggttttatatatataaactttttgGCGCTTActgttatatttgaaatttaaaataaaaaaattaaaaaaattaatacaatatCATTAGGgattcttttttgcttttcgATGTTACCTTTTGATGTCTATGAATGTTAAACATTGAAGCTATACTATATTTTGTtgcttttaaattcttttatcCTTGCTAaatgtttttgataatttgatagttgggggaGGGAGGATTTGAACCTGGATGTCTCCATTGGAAACACTAGGAGGAGCCAACCAATTGAGGTAAAAGGCTCTTGGTGTTTTATGCTTGCTAATTATTTATAACAAACCTAAAATTGACATATACCTAATAACATATACAAATTAATTAGTGTATCACTCCTGTATCGCCATATCCATATCCATATCATATACATTTCCCATGTTCATATTGAAGCATCCGAagtacaaacacaaacacaaagaaatacaaaattaattcaaaagTAAAGTACCAGGCATATTAATTCAGGGACTCGTCCACGCATACATAAGGTGCAACAAGAAGGTCTAAAATAAACAGAAGAATATGAGGGAACCACCAGCCTCCATGCCAGACCTGTTCTGGTGTCAAGAGCAGTTTTAAAAGTGCACTTTGACCAAAGCAAAGATAATTTAATGAAGCACACCTCAGGAATGCTTTTCTAGTGCTTTTTTATAAAAGCACAAAGCATGCCTAggcttgtttctttttttctttttctttttctttttttggctaaaaaatgtcattaaatTTATCCGTTCAATATTGGACTAAATCACATGGACCATCAATTTATTGAACAAAtactattctttctttttttgaatgaataCAAATACTATTCTCTTATGGCACAGTGCTACAcggacaattttttatttacatatcaAAAGACACAAACAaggataatttattatttttgtgcttTTTGGTCTTTTCCTTTCAGATATACTTTGATTTAACCATATGTTTCATTACAATCATAGCTattacatttatatattttttataaagtacATAAGAATTACGTAAAATGTTATGTTTAACTTTATATGATTAGGTAATTATCATATTGTCCATTGATTGTTGTTTTCAAATTTACTACATAAAAATTTTTAGAAgttgaaataatttttgtaaaggTACATGACATCTTCTAAAATCACATAATTCCAGAACTTCACCAAATTAGAGAAGAATTACCACTTAATGCAGCCATCGAATCATAcatagaaaaaaagaatatcATTTTTAACTCCAAAGGCGATCATTCATTCCTTTAACATGCAGATGTTGCGTAAGAATGTCATTTGTAAAATCAGACCTTACAAACTTCGTGTAGTTGCACATTCACTTGAGCTAATAGGCAACATATAGGCCTATTTTAAGGTtatcaaccttttttttattatatatgttatgaATCTTgcaattagaaattattacacattatatttgaaaaatgcgAGCTTCAATCAGGTGCAGTTTGTGTTTTACACCATGCACCTAGGCTCCAAAAGGTCTGCGTGCTTGACCCTTTAACCAACAACGgtcaagagaaaaagaagaggtaCCATTGTGCTAAACATACTTGTCCCGTAATTCAACacaaagacacacacacacacaagaagaagaagaagaagaagaagaggtacTATTGTACTCAACATACCTGTCCTGTACTTCGACTAATAGATGCATTCTCTTTTAGGAGGGCTTGCTCTGTAGAACCAACACCCTCTTCTAAGTCTAATCTTGTCCGATCAAATTCTCTAAAATCCTCAAGGAGTGAAGCATGTTCTTGCTTAGCTCTAAGGCTGGAGCGGAGACGATAAAACTCCTGCACTTCAATCATGTCTAACAAGAAATTGGTGTCTGATAGTTTCAATCTTAGTAACCAATACAACTTATAGaaataataattgttttaatAAGTCAACTTACAGAAATAAGAATGCAAAACTGACAAAGACCAttacaccaaaaataaaacgAAAAGAATGACGATATAGAATAGCTGCATCAGAATCATTGCATTTTTAAAGATGTCCGTGGCTCAGTTAAAGTAATCTTTCATTAGATAATTATTCGAATGGTCTTGTATCTTGGGTCTTTGTGAAAGTCATTCCATCATAGATTTCATCGAGTCCCTTCTCATTTTGTTTgtaattctattttttgtaattctttaggctatcTTTTGTATACATAATGTGTGTATAAGATATTTCCTTTTTATTACTTATCCCCAAAAAATTCTGGTCCCTAAAGCTGGAGGTCAAAGCTCAAAATCTGATACAAaaatcttctataaaaaaaCTTCAGGATGAAATTTAAGAAGGTGCAAATGATCATTAAAGCTGGAGGTCAAAGCTCAAAATCTGATACAAaaatcttctataaaaaaaCCTCAGGATGAAATTTAAGAAGGTGCAAATGATCATCcataattcaaaaattcaaaacaaagaatttttgagttcttctctttcttctttcattcCTGGAATTGTTGTATGCAACTAATGTTAGAATGTATGAAGAGGATAGGATGATATGAGTGGCTCCTAAAACAAACGAATTCACAGTAGGTCATATTACAATGTGTTGAGGAAAGTAGGCAAGGATAGTCTTTTCCCTAGCAGGGTATCTGGCAAGTGAAAGATTATGAGTTTATGACAATTGAAAACTTATGGAAGAGAAATATAACCATAGTAGATTGGTGTTGTTTGTGTAAAAACACTGGTAAGACTGAATTATTTGCTCCTACTTTCTAGTAACAGatctttggtttttttgtttactCTCTTTTTGGTGTCATGTAAGTAATGCCTTATCTGTAATAAATTTATCAGCTTGCTAGAGAGGTTGATTTAAGAAACACAAGAATGCTACGATCTGGAATGCTGTGCCATTGGCTCTTATGTGGTGTGTTTGGCTTGAATGAAATTCTCCAACATTTGAAAGGTGAGAAATTGCAGTTCAAGACATCAAGTTTCTGTTTCTTAGAATGCTATCAAAGGATAGCTGCaacaaattattttcctttttttctatGTTGAATTATGTAAAGTTGTAAACTTTAGATGTTAGcatatttctttttatcataTATACGTCTTATGTATTACATTGGATCACCCTTTTGTGCTCTTTTAATACATATTTATTgcttttaatattaaataaatgcCTAAGAGAATCCtcttttattgttaattttggtGAGGAGGGAAGCTTTAAAGCCCTCTATTTACTCCCTGAACTGAATCAAAAGAAAGCacttaaaagataaaataaaaagagagataatAACAGATCTTTGTTATTTGCATTGATTCTACTAAAAACATGGTCTTAacttctcaaccaaaaaaaaaagggggggggggggggggggtgggggaggggAGGGGAGCAAGAGAGCTCATGAGACATGGGCAGCATAGGCCTAACATGCTTGTATGCCTCTTTGAAGCAAGGCAACAAATCTTCAACACCCATTACTCAAGAGCAGAAGTCCCATACTATGAAG encodes:
- the LOC115991845 gene encoding Golgi SNAP receptor complex member 1-1 codes for the protein MEVPSSWDALRKQARKLEAQLDEQMNSYRRVVSTKVTTKNDTSENDLESGIDRLLKQLQQVNSQMQAWVSSGGSEMVSHTLTRHQEILQDLTQEFYRLRSSLRAKQEHASLLEDFREFDRTRLDLEEGVGSTEQALLKENASISRSTGQMDSVISHAQATLGALVLQRSTFGGINSKLSNVSSRLPTVNTILSAIKRKKSMDTIILSLVASVCTFVIFIYWLTK